A portion of the Stigmatella aurantiaca DW4/3-1 genome contains these proteins:
- a CDS encoding subclass B1 metallo-beta-lactamase STA-1, protein MHPPLRPHPLWCSLRPATLALLLGVFGCRTSVPAPRPAAEPFTSITEDLRIQPLAPGVWRLVALSGEEWGHIPANGLVIAEGGGVLLVDPGWTEAQGERLLQWVEDTLKVPVHAGVATHFHADRTGGLRALQARGIPTHALALTAALTSQQDRPAPTHLFPGPAQQLGPVELFFPGPGHAPDNITVWHAASGILFGGCMVKDLKASSLGNLSDADLASWPRSVESLQARYPAARTVIPGHGEPGDTSLLAHTLELLRAGSR, encoded by the coding sequence ATGCATCCACCACTGCGTCCTCATCCCCTCTGGTGTTCACTGCGCCCCGCCACATTGGCCCTCCTCTTGGGAGTGTTCGGCTGCCGGACCAGTGTCCCGGCTCCGCGTCCTGCAGCGGAACCGTTCACTTCGATCACCGAGGACCTCCGCATCCAGCCCCTGGCACCGGGGGTCTGGCGCCTCGTGGCGCTCTCGGGCGAGGAATGGGGCCACATCCCCGCCAACGGGCTCGTCATCGCCGAGGGCGGCGGCGTGCTGCTCGTGGATCCGGGATGGACGGAAGCACAGGGTGAGCGGCTGCTCCAGTGGGTCGAAGACACCCTGAAGGTCCCCGTCCACGCGGGCGTGGCCACCCACTTCCATGCCGACCGGACGGGAGGTCTTCGCGCCCTTCAGGCACGCGGCATTCCCACCCATGCGCTCGCGCTCACCGCGGCGCTGACCTCACAGCAAGACCGCCCGGCTCCCACCCACCTCTTTCCAGGGCCCGCTCAACAGCTCGGCCCGGTGGAGCTGTTTTTTCCCGGACCTGGCCACGCTCCGGACAACATCACCGTGTGGCACGCCGCCAGCGGCATCCTCTTTGGAGGCTGCATGGTCAAGGACCTGAAGGCCTCGTCCCTGGGCAACCTCTCCGACGCGGACCTCGCCTCTTGGCCCAGGAGCGTGGAATCCCTCCAGGCGCGATATCCCGCTGCGCGCACCGTGATCCCCGGTCATGGTGAGCCCGGAGACACCTCGTTGCTCGCGCACACCTTGGAACTCCTTCGCGCGGGCTCACGCTGA
- the darT gene encoding type II toxin-antitoxin system toxin DNA ADP-ribosyl transferase DarT has translation MNLPRGVPQDPLIFHITHVDNLPNILREGGLWCDAQRIARGLSSTNIGHLHIKQRRLLRPVTTTAGGTLGDYVPFNFCSRSVMLYAVHCGHQDYKGGQESIVHMVSSVSRATALGRAWAFTDRHAELAHALHFDDLGKLGEVPWQVMPLQYWSEVKEERQAEFLVREFFPWEAVTEVAAMTPAASARVQQALRGAAHHPPVTTQAGWYY, from the coding sequence ATGAACCTCCCGAGAGGTGTCCCGCAGGATCCACTGATCTTCCACATCACGCACGTGGACAACCTTCCGAACATCCTGAGAGAAGGCGGGCTTTGGTGCGATGCCCAGCGGATCGCACGAGGGCTGAGTAGCACGAACATTGGTCACCTTCACATCAAGCAACGGCGGCTCTTACGGCCGGTGACGACGACAGCAGGCGGTACGCTGGGCGACTATGTGCCGTTCAACTTCTGTTCGCGCTCGGTGATGCTCTACGCCGTCCACTGCGGCCATCAGGATTATAAGGGTGGCCAGGAGAGCATCGTTCACATGGTGAGTTCGGTGAGCCGCGCGACGGCGCTCGGCCGGGCGTGGGCGTTCACGGATCGCCATGCTGAACTCGCTCATGCGCTTCACTTCGACGATCTTGGCAAACTCGGAGAGGTGCCTTGGCAGGTCATGCCGCTTCAGTATTGGAGCGAGGTGAAGGAAGAGCGCCAGGCGGAGTTTCTGGTACGCGAGTTCTTTCCGTGGGAGGCAGTGACAGAGGTCGCGGCAATGACGCCGGCAGCTTCGGCGCGTGTCCAGCAGGCGCTCAGGGGGGCGGCCCACCATCCCCCCGTGACAACCCAGGCTGGATGGTATTACTGA
- a CDS encoding BTAD domain-containing putative transcriptional regulator — protein MSQRLIAGEITPAQFLGLSQDQLYALATRGYDLMVRGHAQSAIDILKGLTAAAPYDSVFHCHLAAAYVQAERFQEGLEEYNRALQLNLANVDALGGRSELLLREGKVAEALTDIQKALQLDPEAKHETTQRARTALLLLQSMAEATEADTAKKP, from the coding sequence ATGAGCCAACGGCTCATCGCGGGGGAAATCACCCCCGCTCAGTTCCTGGGGCTCTCCCAGGATCAGCTGTATGCGCTGGCCACCCGGGGGTATGACCTCATGGTGCGGGGCCACGCCCAGTCCGCGATCGACATCCTCAAGGGACTGACCGCCGCAGCGCCGTATGACAGTGTCTTCCATTGCCATCTGGCTGCCGCCTACGTCCAGGCGGAGCGCTTCCAGGAAGGGCTGGAAGAGTACAACCGGGCCCTCCAGCTCAACCTCGCCAACGTGGACGCCTTGGGCGGCCGCAGCGAGCTGCTCCTGCGCGAGGGCAAGGTCGCCGAGGCGCTCACCGATATCCAGAAGGCCCTGCAACTGGACCCCGAGGCCAAGCACGAGACCACCCAGCGCGCACGCACCGCCTTGCTGCTGCTTCAGAGCATGGCGGAAGCCACCGAGGCGGACACCGCCAAGAAGCCCTGA
- a CDS encoding MGH1-like glycoside hydrolase domain-containing protein, with amino-acid sequence MSQASTRALGAEARRLVEDEHRESNWKRWGPYLAERQWGTVREDYSPGGTNWTDFTHEHARSRAYRWGEDGLLGITDRQGRLCFSVALWNERDPFLKERLFGLTGPQGNHGEDVKEEYFYLDSTPTHSYMKALYKYPQAEFPYERLVRENQRRGRHEPEFELADTGIFSERRYFDIFAEYAKAGTDDLLIRLTVANRGPVPARLHVLPTLWFRNTWGWGRKGEGYWPKPKVTAHGQDALAAGQDSLGNYRLHAQAPAGGKPPERLFTENETNFQRLYGVPNRARHVKDAFHDAVVQGRREAVNPDGEGTKAAFHYVLEVPAGGEVVLPLRLFSEAQAPQEPFGEAFDQIFAQRMAEADEFYASRFPHTLGEEELRVARQACAGLLWTKQFYHYAVKPWLEGDPTAPPPSPARLQGRNREWGHLYNRDIISVPDKWEYPWYAAWDTAFHMVPFARLDPLFAKEQLILFLREWFMHPNGQIPAYEFEFSDVNPPVHAWACWRVYKLTGAHGKRDRLFLARTFQKLLLNFTWWVNRKDVDGLNLFSGGFLGLDNIGVFDRSKPLPTGGHLHQADGTAWMAFFCTTMLSMALELAQEDPAYEDIASKFFEHFVAIVDAMNHLGGTGLWDEEDGFYYDELKQEGHHALPLRVRSMVGLVPLFAAEVLEDRVLDRLPGFARRLRWFLENRSDLAQNTSYMAVCQRTGLGGRRLLAIPSRERLTRVLKRVLDPREFLSEYGIRSLSRMHAAQPFVFYVGREEHRVEYVPGESDSGMFGGNSNWRGPVWFPLNYLLIEALERYHHFYGDDFQVECPTGSGRMMSLAQVARELSSRLCRLFLPDGTGRRPCHGEDPRFVEDPDFRELVLFHEYFHGDSGRGLGAAHQTGWTALVVQCLARQH; translated from the coding sequence ATGAGTCAGGCTTCGACACGGGCGCTGGGCGCCGAGGCACGCCGGTTGGTGGAGGATGAGCATCGCGAGTCCAACTGGAAGCGCTGGGGGCCGTACCTCGCCGAGCGCCAGTGGGGCACCGTCCGCGAGGACTACTCTCCGGGTGGGACGAACTGGACGGACTTCACCCACGAGCATGCCCGGAGCCGGGCTTACCGCTGGGGCGAGGACGGACTGTTGGGCATCACGGACCGTCAGGGCCGACTGTGCTTCTCCGTGGCGTTGTGGAACGAGCGAGATCCGTTCCTCAAGGAGCGCCTCTTTGGCCTGACGGGGCCGCAGGGCAACCACGGCGAGGACGTCAAGGAGGAGTACTTCTACCTCGACTCCACGCCGACCCATTCCTACATGAAGGCCCTCTACAAGTACCCGCAGGCGGAGTTTCCCTACGAGCGCCTCGTGCGGGAGAACCAACGCCGGGGCCGGCACGAGCCCGAGTTCGAGCTGGCCGACACGGGCATCTTCAGCGAGCGCCGCTACTTCGACATCTTCGCCGAGTACGCCAAGGCGGGGACGGATGACCTGCTCATTCGCCTCACCGTGGCCAACCGGGGGCCCGTGCCCGCGCGCCTCCACGTGCTGCCCACGCTCTGGTTCCGCAACACCTGGGGCTGGGGCCGCAAGGGCGAGGGCTACTGGCCCAAGCCGAAGGTGACGGCCCACGGGCAAGACGCCCTCGCCGCCGGACAGGATTCCCTGGGAAACTACCGGCTCCATGCCCAGGCGCCGGCGGGGGGAAAGCCTCCCGAGCGGCTGTTCACCGAGAACGAGACGAACTTCCAGCGGCTCTACGGGGTGCCCAACCGGGCCCGCCATGTGAAGGACGCCTTTCATGACGCCGTGGTGCAGGGGCGCCGGGAGGCCGTCAACCCAGACGGCGAGGGGACCAAGGCGGCGTTCCACTACGTGCTGGAGGTGCCCGCCGGGGGCGAGGTAGTCCTGCCGCTGCGGCTCTTCTCCGAGGCCCAGGCGCCCCAAGAGCCCTTCGGCGAGGCGTTCGACCAGATATTCGCGCAGCGCATGGCGGAGGCGGATGAGTTCTATGCCTCCCGGTTTCCGCACACGCTGGGGGAGGAGGAGCTGCGGGTGGCGCGGCAGGCCTGCGCGGGCCTGCTGTGGACGAAGCAGTTCTACCACTACGCGGTGAAGCCCTGGCTGGAGGGTGACCCCACGGCCCCCCCGCCGTCCCCCGCCCGGCTTCAGGGGCGCAACCGGGAGTGGGGCCACCTCTACAACCGGGACATCATCTCCGTGCCGGACAAGTGGGAGTACCCCTGGTACGCGGCCTGGGACACGGCGTTCCACATGGTTCCGTTCGCGCGCTTGGATCCGCTCTTCGCCAAGGAGCAGTTGATCCTCTTCCTGCGCGAGTGGTTCATGCACCCCAACGGGCAGATCCCCGCGTACGAGTTCGAGTTCTCGGACGTGAACCCACCCGTGCACGCCTGGGCGTGCTGGCGCGTCTACAAGCTGACGGGAGCGCACGGGAAGCGGGACCGGCTCTTCCTGGCGCGGACCTTCCAGAAGCTGCTGCTCAACTTCACCTGGTGGGTGAACCGCAAGGACGTGGACGGCCTCAACCTCTTCTCCGGCGGATTCCTCGGCCTGGACAACATCGGTGTCTTCGACCGCTCCAAGCCGCTGCCCACCGGGGGCCACCTGCACCAGGCGGACGGCACCGCGTGGATGGCCTTCTTCTGCACCACCATGCTCTCCATGGCCCTGGAGCTGGCGCAGGAAGACCCCGCCTACGAGGACATCGCCTCCAAGTTCTTCGAGCACTTCGTCGCCATCGTGGACGCCATGAACCACCTGGGCGGCACGGGCCTGTGGGACGAGGAGGACGGTTTCTACTACGACGAGCTCAAGCAGGAGGGGCACCACGCCCTCCCCCTGCGGGTGCGCTCGATGGTGGGGTTGGTGCCCCTGTTTGCCGCAGAGGTGTTGGAGGACCGCGTCCTCGACCGGCTCCCGGGGTTCGCCCGGCGGTTGCGCTGGTTCCTGGAAAACCGCTCCGACCTGGCGCAGAACACCTCCTATATGGCGGTCTGCCAGCGCACGGGGCTGGGCGGCCGGCGCTTGCTGGCCATTCCCTCCCGGGAGCGCCTGACACGGGTGCTGAAGCGGGTGCTGGATCCCCGGGAGTTTCTCTCGGAGTACGGCATCCGCTCCCTGTCACGGATGCATGCCGCGCAGCCCTTCGTCTTCTATGTGGGGCGTGAGGAGCACCGCGTCGAGTACGTGCCGGGAGAGTCCGACAGCGGCATGTTCGGCGGCAACTCCAACTGGCGTGGGCCGGTGTGGTTCCCGCTCAACTACCTGCTCATCGAAGCGCTGGAGCGCTACCACCATTTCTACGGGGACGATTTCCAGGTGGAGTGCCCCACCGGTTCGGGGCGGATGATGTCCCTGGCCCAGGTGGCCCGGGAGCTGTCCTCCCGGCTTTGCCGCCTGTTTCTCCCGGATGGCACCGGCCGGCGCCCCTGCCACGGAGAGGACCCTCGCTTCGTGGAGGATCCAGACTTCCGCGAGCTGGTCCTCTTTCATGAATACTTCCACGGGGACTCGGGCCGGGGCCTTGGGGCCGCCCACCAGACGGGCTGGACGGCCCTCGTGGTGCAATGCTTGGCACGGCAGCACTAG
- the darG gene encoding type II toxin-antitoxin system antitoxin DNA ADP-ribosyl glycohydrolase DarG, whose amino-acid sequence MTIESGKGNLLTAEVDALVNTVNTEGVMGKGLALQFKKAFPENFVSYERACKAGEVVPGRMHIVHRLASPRFIINFPTKKHWRNPSKLEYVRDGLRDLVTHVRKLGIQSIAIPPLGCGNGGLDWADVKPLIVQSFEALHDVRVVLFEPADAPSADKIIDRRETPVMTPARGAILALMGRYIETGYNYRLSLVEVQKLAYFLQDAGEPLRLEYRAHHYGPYADNLRKALRNIEGHYTRGMGDGKNSPETPLELLPNTVTSAREFLKTRPETLARLERVVQLIDGFETPFGMELLGTVHWVMRHEANSGDVEGVIAKVHAWSERKRSQMKDGHIRAAWTRLHAQGWA is encoded by the coding sequence ATGACGATCGAGAGCGGAAAAGGAAACCTGCTGACAGCCGAAGTAGACGCCCTCGTCAACACGGTGAATACCGAGGGGGTCATGGGCAAAGGACTGGCCCTTCAGTTCAAGAAAGCATTCCCCGAGAACTTCGTATCGTACGAACGGGCCTGCAAGGCGGGTGAGGTCGTGCCCGGCCGCATGCACATCGTCCACCGGCTCGCATCCCCTCGCTTCATCATCAACTTCCCCACGAAGAAGCACTGGCGGAATCCGTCCAAGCTTGAGTACGTGCGTGATGGCCTTCGCGATCTCGTGACGCATGTTCGCAAGCTCGGCATCCAGTCGATCGCCATCCCACCGCTCGGTTGTGGAAACGGTGGGCTCGACTGGGCGGACGTGAAGCCGCTGATCGTGCAGTCCTTCGAAGCTCTGCACGACGTGCGTGTCGTCCTCTTCGAGCCCGCAGATGCCCCCTCGGCGGACAAGATCATCGACCGTCGCGAAACGCCTGTGATGACACCGGCGCGAGGGGCGATCCTCGCCCTGATGGGCCGCTACATTGAAACCGGTTACAACTACCGGCTGTCGCTCGTCGAGGTGCAGAAACTCGCCTACTTTCTCCAGGACGCGGGTGAGCCACTGCGTCTTGAGTATCGCGCGCACCACTACGGGCCCTACGCCGACAACCTGCGCAAGGCGCTGCGGAATATCGAAGGGCACTACACGCGTGGCATGGGTGACGGTAAGAACAGTCCGGAGACGCCACTGGAGTTACTTCCCAACACCGTGACCTCCGCGCGGGAGTTCCTCAAGACGCGTCCCGAGACACTCGCCCGCTTGGAGCGCGTCGTTCAGCTCATCGATGGCTTTGAAACCCCTTTCGGGATGGAACTGCTTGGGACGGTCCACTGGGTGATGCGCCATGAGGCCAATTCAGGCGACGTGGAGGGCGTCATCGCGAAGGTTCATGCGTGGAGCGAGCGCAAGCGGTCGCAGATGAAGGACGGTCACATCCGCGCGGCGTGGACGCGTCTTCACGCGCAGGGATGGGCATAA
- a CDS encoding aldo/keto reductase gives MMAIIYTLNHAEELLGSFIQSDRDNFVISTKFTAGAHPHAGASRTGNSRKAMMSSVEASLKRLKTDHIDLYWVHFADGLTPLEEIARGFDDLVRAGKIHYGGLSRPA, from the coding sequence ATGATGGCCATCATATACACCCTCAATCATGCCGAGGAGCTGCTGGGCAGCTTCATCCAAAGCGACCGCGACAACTTCGTCATCTCGACCAAGTTCACGGCGGGCGCCCACCCCCACGCGGGCGCCTCGCGAACGGGCAACAGCCGCAAGGCGATGATGAGCTCCGTCGAAGCCAGCCTGAAGCGGTTGAAGACCGACCACATCGATCTGTACTGGGTGCACTTCGCCGACGGGCTCACGCCCTTGGAAGAGATCGCCCGGGGCTTCGATGATCTCGTCCGAGCCGGCAAGATTCACTATGGCGGGCTCTCTCGCCCAGCTTGA
- a CDS encoding fused DSP-PTPase phosphatase/NAD kinase-like protein: MPIPSAAPDASYAQLVLDDEGTQARRFRSLGVELTCSGSAQFSEAGWKDVQKRLGVPRKRLYVIDLRQESHGFLNGAAISWYAQTNWGGAGLSDEQALMLEALRLTILEHSERIQLGRVEDVKRGTPRLFTEWPRHTVVSEERLLDLPKGHYIRLPVTDHTRPSDAAVERFIRLIRELPPQVHLHFHCRGGKGRTSTFLALYDMLRHADRLSYDALLERQRQWNDYDLRKTADPASPKAPFIQERTQFLENFYRYARDNPGGAPASWLQWLTSQGHPKG; encoded by the coding sequence ATGCCCATCCCTTCCGCAGCCCCAGATGCTTCGTATGCTCAGTTGGTCCTGGATGATGAGGGCACCCAGGCGCGCCGCTTCCGCTCCCTCGGAGTGGAGCTCACGTGCTCCGGAAGCGCCCAGTTCTCGGAGGCGGGCTGGAAGGATGTCCAGAAGCGGCTGGGCGTACCTCGCAAGCGGCTCTACGTCATCGACCTGCGCCAGGAGTCCCATGGCTTCCTGAATGGGGCCGCGATCAGCTGGTACGCACAAACCAACTGGGGCGGCGCCGGGCTGTCCGATGAGCAGGCCCTCATGCTGGAAGCCCTCCGGCTCACGATCCTGGAGCACAGCGAGCGCATTCAGCTCGGCCGGGTGGAGGATGTGAAGCGCGGCACGCCCCGCCTCTTCACCGAGTGGCCCCGGCACACCGTGGTGAGCGAAGAGCGGCTCTTGGACTTGCCCAAGGGCCACTACATCCGCCTGCCCGTCACGGACCACACCCGGCCCTCCGACGCGGCCGTGGAGCGCTTCATCAGGCTGATACGAGAACTCCCGCCCCAGGTACACCTTCACTTCCATTGCCGGGGCGGCAAGGGCCGCACCTCCACGTTCCTGGCGCTCTACGACATGCTCCGCCATGCGGACCGTCTCTCCTACGATGCGCTGCTCGAGCGGCAGCGCCAATGGAATGACTACGACTTGCGCAAGACCGCCGATCCGGCAAGTCCCAAGGCCCCCTTCATCCAAGAGCGGACGCAGTTCCTGGAAAACTTCTACCGGTATGCGCGTGACAACCCCGGTGGCGCCCCCGCCTCTTGGTTGCAGTGGCTCACTTCGCAGGGACATCCCAAAGGCTGA
- a CDS encoding DUF1521 domain-containing protein → MTVPTKPASMMHTFGSNQTHQLSRFGGLQQRGLSRHEAQMVKTTLSALKTQMSQLQKLLKGDNFQKHPGGPHGGGHSKPSHCHPAPPSRGDSCHPPGNLKTDANGIITTPGGYQIQATGQYEWQITGPDGKSTRVWGDPHVAEGDGGTWDFKRDSTFVLGDGTRINVNTVPWGDAGATVTGGLEIISGNDRVQVTDVDKGKGKVGPVTADGYQHVNSFGNNDVFVMGQETDDWSFQGREIIGSNNLGETFKLGNKLPPGQQGPHHSPHGVGGHRPHGPWGGHSPNSQNHYLQQMSQLFNSMASLFSGMASLNDSLSQRCGNDPHCAPGGHGNWLNRRQEHLGRGFEDIGRMFDMFSRMESLNRSIQSFRGNMMA, encoded by the coding sequence ATGACCGTTCCCACGAAGCCGGCGAGCATGATGCATACCTTTGGTTCGAACCAAACACATCAGTTGAGCCGGTTCGGAGGATTGCAGCAGCGTGGGCTGAGCAGACACGAAGCGCAGATGGTGAAAACCACCCTCTCCGCCCTGAAGACGCAGATGTCCCAACTCCAGAAGCTGCTGAAGGGAGACAACTTCCAGAAGCACCCAGGAGGGCCTCATGGCGGTGGACACAGCAAACCCTCGCACTGCCATCCGGCGCCTCCGTCTCGCGGCGACTCGTGCCACCCGCCGGGCAATTTGAAGACAGACGCGAACGGCATCATCACCACCCCGGGCGGTTACCAGATCCAGGCCACCGGCCAGTATGAGTGGCAAATCACCGGCCCCGACGGCAAGAGCACACGCGTCTGGGGAGATCCCCACGTGGCTGAGGGGGATGGCGGGACGTGGGACTTCAAGCGGGACAGCACCTTCGTGCTGGGCGATGGCACGCGCATCAACGTCAACACCGTCCCCTGGGGAGATGCAGGAGCCACGGTCACCGGCGGCCTGGAGATCATCTCCGGCAATGACCGGGTCCAGGTCACGGACGTCGACAAGGGCAAGGGCAAGGTTGGCCCGGTCACGGCGGACGGCTACCAGCACGTCAACAGCTTCGGCAACAATGACGTGTTCGTCATGGGCCAGGAAACCGACGACTGGTCCTTCCAGGGCCGGGAGATCATCGGCAGCAACAACCTGGGTGAGACCTTCAAGCTGGGCAATAAGCTGCCGCCGGGCCAACAGGGCCCGCATCACTCCCCCCATGGCGTGGGAGGGCATCGGCCCCATGGGCCATGGGGGGGACATTCCCCGAATTCACAGAACCATTACCTCCAGCAGATGAGCCAGCTGTTCAACAGCATGGCCTCGCTGTTCTCGGGCATGGCGTCACTCAACGATTCCCTCTCGCAGCGCTGCGGCAATGACCCTCACTGCGCACCCGGGGGGCATGGGAACTGGCTCAACCGCCGCCAGGAGCACCTGGGCCGCGGGTTCGAGGACATCGGCCGGATGTTCGACATGTTCTCGCGCATGGAGTCGCTCAACCGCAGCATCCAGTCCTTCCGTGGCAACATGATGGCGTGA